The following proteins are co-located in the Pochonia chlamydosporia 170 chromosome 6, whole genome shotgun sequence genome:
- a CDS encoding signal peptide-containing protein (similar to Colletotrichum gloeosporioides Nara gc5 XP_007272824.1) — protein sequence MTVDQQIREPVQITAPTITHLPETEISKTVVIEPYHVDLLPEYNYVSREYLISGTAYGQPYCTRILLRCPADPEQFTGFVVEEPSHLWGGTSIWRHINRWLMRNGHAWLEVDSQSPSAISKIKHADPERYQAMHFIPGPLANEFSENIPFETEVTKDSLWETYNSFKAQWWPATPQSPEIIAAASYALRSGKLGLTATRVVLSGLSQTGGLTRRFITHSSHLRLPDGTLPFEGYVPCQSGGSALPDCPGVKIIELLGESEFQTVRLPCGIGGQVKETLHRRPDSDSFRLYEIAGMAHRESRYPSAIDTKRWAVADLKGAKWSTFSNSFIYHAVFEALEKWTGDESISPPAGVILETVGQTDEIERDIHGNALGGVRTLHTEVPLSRLVAATPKGRPNWYCGSEWDFSKDKLRELYGTVDNYRQLAGRAIQDQIKAGFLLRGDAETLRRETIEKVVF from the exons atgaCGGTTGACCAACAGATTCGGGAGCCTGTTCAGATTACGGCCCCAACCATAACTCACCTGCCAGAAACTGAAATCTCCAAAACAGTTGTCATTGAGCCATATCATGTCGATTTGCTCCCAGAGTACAACTACGTCAGCCGAGAATACCTAATTAGCGGTACAGCATACGGACAGCCATATTGCACCCGCATTCTTCTACGATGCCCTGCGGATCCAGAACAATTTACTGGATTCGTAGTAGAAGAGCCTTCGCATCTATGGGGTGGAACAAGTATTTGGCGTCACATCAACCGATGGTTAATGAGGAACG GCCACGCATGGTTAGAGGTAGACTCACAAAGTCCCTCTGCAATCAGTAAAATAAAACATGCAGATCCAGAGCGCTACCAAGCCATGCATTTCATACCCGGACCCCTCGCAAATGAGTTCTCAGAAAACATCCCCTTCGAGACAGAAGTCACCAAGGACTCACTGTGGGAGACATACAACTCCTTCAAAGCCCAATGGTGGCCCGCCACGCCTCAATCTCCTGAAATCATTGCGGCTGCTTCGTATGCTTTGCGCAGCGGAAAACTAGGCTTGACTGCGACTCGAGTAGTTCTCAGCGGACTCTCGCAGACTGGCGGGCTGACGAGACGGTTCATCACCCACTCGTCTCATTTGCGGTTGCCGGATGGTACATTGCCATTTGAGGGCTATGTTCCATGCCAATCGGGAGGGTCTGCACTACCTGATTGCCCTGGAGTCAAGATTATTGAACTACTGGGGGAATCAGAGTTTCAAACAGTCAGGCTGCCATGCGGAATTGGCGGGCAGGTTAAAGAGACGCTGCACCGACGACCGGACAGCGACTCATTCCGGCTGTATGAAATTGCAGGCATGGCTCATCGGGAATCGAGATATCCATCCGCCATTGATACGAAACGATGGGCTGTTGCGGACTTGAAAGGAGCCAAATGGAGCACCTTTTCGAACTCGTTTATTTATCACGCTGTGTTTGAAGCTCTTGAGAAATGGACGGGCGACGAGAGTATAAGTCCACCAGCTGGAGTTATTCTTGAGACGGTCGGCCAGACGGATGAGATTGAGAGGGATATTCACGGGAATGCACTTGGTGGAGTGAGGACGCTGCATACAGAAGTGCCGTTGTCGCGACTTGTGGCTGCGACGCCAAAGGGTCGACCAAATTGGTATTGCG GCTCGGAATGGGATTTCAGCAAAGACAAGTTGCGGGAATTATATGGTACAGTGGATAACTATCGACAACTTGCTGGGCGAGCGATTCAGGACCAGATCAAAGCTGGGTTTTTGCTGCGAGGCGATGCAGAGACGTTGAGACGGGAGACTATAGAAAAGGTTGTGTTTTAG